One region of Mesobacillus boroniphilus genomic DNA includes:
- a CDS encoding Spx/MgsR family RNA polymerase-binding regulatory protein has protein sequence MEELTFYSYPSCTSCRKTKKWLVSNSVKFNERHMFKDTPSKKELLKILALTTEGFDELLATRGETYKNLGVEMEDLPLSEVIKLVIEEPKLLRRPILTDGKKLIVGFNPDALKKIAK, from the coding sequence ATGGAAGAGCTGACGTTTTATTCTTATCCAAGCTGTACTTCATGCCGTAAAACAAAAAAGTGGCTGGTCTCTAACAGCGTGAAATTCAATGAACGTCATATGTTCAAAGATACTCCATCGAAAAAAGAATTGTTGAAGATTTTAGCACTGACGACTGAAGGCTTTGATGAACTGCTTGCAACAAGGGGAGAAACTTATAAAAATCTGGGTGTGGAAATGGAAGACCTGCCACTTTCAGAGGTAATCAAACTTGTCATTGAGGAACCGAAGCTGCTTAGACGACCGATTTTGACAGACGGGAAGAAGCTTATTGTTGGATTTAACCCTGATGCCTTGAAAAAAATTGCGAAATAA